A portion of the Paenibacillus hamazuiensis genome contains these proteins:
- a CDS encoding DMT family transporter — protein MGKANKWIYLMLAAVVASWGLNVVGVKYMTEMAPAFLVAAVRMPLAGLALLPFMLQRFGWYRPNPRQWLLLVLIGLISVFFHQLFLATGVVTTTATNASLILGLNPLMTALLAAVFIGEKMSLRLLFGIAAGFTGVVIVVLSGAAEATLAATGIGDLIMFLSMLAYVVGGLLIKTLSGTNMPTLVITTYSTFIGGIMLNIGAFAKYGANAYGELHFNGTAWAVMLLSAWIASSLGTLGWNYAIKTIGANKTAMFINGMPFASMIGAVLFLGEHVRTVHILAFLLTTLGIIIGTSPAKDKALPRPTSEPKRFGRSPQK, from the coding sequence GTGGGGAAAGCAAACAAATGGATTTATCTCATGCTGGCCGCCGTTGTCGCCTCCTGGGGGCTTAATGTCGTCGGGGTCAAATATATGACAGAGATGGCCCCGGCCTTTCTCGTTGCGGCCGTTCGAATGCCGCTGGCCGGCCTCGCCCTGCTGCCTTTCATGCTGCAAAGGTTCGGCTGGTACCGGCCGAACCCGCGCCAGTGGCTGCTGCTTGTGCTGATCGGGCTAATCTCGGTCTTTTTTCACCAGCTGTTTCTCGCCACAGGCGTCGTGACGACCACAGCCACCAACGCATCGCTCATTCTTGGGCTGAATCCGCTGATGACGGCGCTGCTCGCCGCCGTATTCATCGGTGAAAAAATGAGCCTGCGGCTGCTGTTCGGCATCGCCGCCGGATTTACCGGCGTCGTCATCGTGGTGCTGTCCGGCGCGGCGGAAGCGACGCTTGCGGCCACCGGAATCGGCGATCTGATCATGTTTTTATCGATGCTCGCTTACGTCGTCGGCGGCTTGCTGATCAAAACGCTGTCAGGCACGAACATGCCGACGCTGGTCATTACGACTTACTCCACCTTTATCGGCGGAATCATGCTGAATATCGGAGCTTTTGCCAAATATGGGGCAAACGCATACGGCGAGCTGCATTTTAACGGGACCGCCTGGGCCGTCATGCTGCTGTCCGCGTGGATCGCCTCTTCTCTCGGCACGCTGGGCTGGAATTATGCGATCAAAACGATCGGCGCGAACAAAACGGCGATGTTCATCAACGGCATGCCGTTCGCCAGCATGATCGGAGCCGTCCTGTTTCTCGGCGAACATGTCCGCACCGTTCATATACTGGCTTTCTTGCTGACGACGCTCGGCATCATCATCGGCACGTCCCCGGCTAAAGATAAGGCACTGCCGCGGCCGACATCCGAACCGAAGCGATTCGGGAGGAGCCCTCAAAAGTGA